From the Kitasatospora atroaurantiaca genome, the window CGTCTGGCACAGGCCGCGACTCACCCGGCACCGGCCCAGGAGTCGACCGGCGTCCACGACCGCTTCGGCCAGGTCACCGCCCGCTGCTGGGGACACCTGCACCCGAAGCTGGAGCGACGCGGCTCCTGGGCCGACCACGAGGGTGAACTCCCCATCGTCGAGGGAACATTGCTCCACCTCGCGGTCGAATACCTGCCCGGCAACCGCGACCCCAAGCCGCTATGGCTGTGGCACAGCGACCCCGACGCCACCGCACACGACGTCGACCGCCTCTGGCGGATCTTCCTTCGAAGATTCGACATCGAGCACACCTTCCGCTTCCTCAAGCAGACGCTCGGGCTGACCCGCCCCCGCCTTCGCACACCCGAACAGGCCGATCGATGGGTGTGGCTGATCCTCGCCGCCTACACGCAACTCCGGCTCGCCCGACCCCTGGCCGAGGACCTGCGGCGCCCCTGGGAGAAGCCCCTGGCACCGGATCAGCTCACCCCCGGCCGGGTCCGGCGCGGCTATCCCCGCATCCGGCGGGCCGTGGGCACTCCAGCCCGCGCGCCGAAAGCATCCCGTCCCGGCCCGGGCCGCCCTAAGGGACGCACATCCGCCCCAGCACCTCGCCACCCGGTCGGGGTGAAACAGCGCAAAGCGGACATGCCTAGACGCGGCGGGGCCGAGTAGCAGCCTTAAAGATCAAGCTGAGACCGACCGGCAAACGGTGGGCGGATGAAGGAGCGGCGTCCGGGCCGAGTCCGGCAAGGCGGAGGAAGGAGTACCAGCGGAGCTGCGGCGACTGACGGCAACGCAGTCCAGGCGAGAGCACGGGCGTCGCGACGCCGCCCACCGTTTGCCGGTCGGTCTGCGAAACGTTCCGCCGCCCGAGGGAGCGCGTGCACCCGGTGGCGCGCTCCGGGCACGGGTCAGGTGCACCCGGGCCCCTGGCCAGGCCCTACGATCAGCCCAGGAAGCGGGCGCGGGTTGCTGGCGCGGGAGGCGGGCGTGGCGTGGCCGATGCGGTGATCGATCTCAATGCGGATCTCGGCGAGGGGTTCGGACGCTGGAGCCTGACCGACGACGAAGCCCTGCTCTCCGTGGTCACCAGTGCCAACGTGGCCTGCGGCTTCCACGCCGGTGACCCCTCGACGATGCGGCGGGTCTGCGCGCTGGCCGCCGAGCGCGGGGTCCGGATCGGCGCCCAGGTCTCGTACCAGGACCTGGTCGGCTTCGGCCGCCGGGCGATGGACGTCCCGCCGGAGGAGCTGGCCGACGAGATCGCCTACCAGATCGGCGCCCTGCAGGTCTTCGCCCGCGCGGCCGGCTCCCGGGTCTCGTACGTCAAGCCGCACGGCGCGCTCTACAACAAGGTGGTGGGCGACTCCGAGCAGGCCGAGGCGGTGGTCGCGGGCGTCCTGCGCGCGGGGGCGGTCTGCGACGGGCCGCTGCCGGTCCTGGGCCTGCCGGGCTCACGGCTGCTGGCGGTGGCGGAGGGTGTGGGGCTGCCGGTGGTCACCGAGGCGTTCGCCGACCGGGCGTACACCTGGGCGGGCACGCTGGTGCCGCGCCGCGACCCGGAGGCCGTGGTGCACGACCCGGAGGCGGTGATCGCCCGCGCGGTGGGCATCGCCCGGGACGGCCTGGTCACGGCGATCGGCGGCGAGCCGGTTCCG encodes:
- a CDS encoding LamB/YcsF family protein, with the translated sequence MADAVIDLNADLGEGFGRWSLTDDEALLSVVTSANVACGFHAGDPSTMRRVCALAAERGVRIGAQVSYQDLVGFGRRAMDVPPEELADEIAYQIGALQVFARAAGSRVSYVKPHGALYNKVVGDSEQAEAVVAGVLRAGAVCDGPLPVLGLPGSRLLAVAEGVGLPVVTEAFADRAYTWAGTLVPRRDPEAVVHDPEAVIARAVGIARDGLVTAIGGEPVPVEARSLCVHGDTPGAAQLAWRVRGALASAGVRVEAFV